One window from the genome of Micromonospora aurantiaca ATCC 27029 encodes:
- a CDS encoding class I SAM-dependent methyltransferase, translating into MFDVEERLTLDERSAVDFVLGLRKRWADTVYPALREEYGATGASATTVADAGQVLRGLPLYPWFSHLERVQQKMLWKVAGDAVLSRREELTGQLTSLPEQPKGSLELNPDLELPDWYTDYDIHIQPGSFFSDDMSAYVYEFGARIVMLRDNDGYKFHTLFAQTALPELPAATRIVDIGCGFGKSTRPLPAKYPTAQVIGVDLAAPGLRLAHAEAEATGVAIDYRQADGRATGIEADSCDVVTGTMVLHEMPATAIRETIVEAARLLKPGGSLRFLEFMLTGDPLRDATVYEHAERNNEPFFHDLFGSDLIEVCTEAGLTDVSWTPFDERRNGVQPQGWGDRPEWHFPWAVLAATKPEA; encoded by the coding sequence ATGTTCGATGTCGAGGAGCGCCTCACCCTGGATGAGCGTTCCGCCGTGGACTTCGTCCTCGGCCTGCGCAAGCGCTGGGCGGACACCGTCTACCCGGCGCTGCGCGAGGAGTACGGCGCCACCGGGGCGTCGGCCACCACCGTCGCCGACGCCGGTCAGGTGCTGCGCGGTCTCCCGCTCTACCCGTGGTTCAGCCACCTGGAGCGGGTGCAGCAGAAGATGCTGTGGAAGGTCGCCGGCGACGCGGTGCTCAGCCGCCGCGAGGAGCTGACCGGCCAGCTCACCTCGCTGCCCGAGCAGCCGAAGGGCTCGCTGGAGCTGAACCCCGACCTGGAACTGCCCGACTGGTACACCGACTACGACATCCACATCCAGCCCGGCAGCTTCTTCTCCGACGACATGTCGGCCTACGTGTACGAGTTCGGCGCGCGCATCGTCATGCTGCGCGACAACGACGGCTACAAGTTCCACACGCTGTTCGCCCAGACCGCGCTGCCCGAGCTGCCCGCGGCGACCCGGATCGTCGACATCGGGTGCGGTTTCGGCAAGAGCACCCGCCCACTGCCCGCCAAGTACCCGACCGCGCAGGTGATCGGCGTGGACCTGGCCGCGCCCGGTCTGCGCCTGGCCCACGCCGAGGCCGAGGCGACCGGAGTCGCGATCGACTACCGGCAGGCCGACGGCCGGGCCACCGGCATCGAGGCGGACAGCTGCGACGTGGTCACCGGCACGATGGTGCTGCACGAGATGCCCGCCACCGCGATCCGGGAGACGATCGTGGAGGCCGCGCGCCTGCTCAAGCCGGGCGGCTCGCTGCGCTTCCTGGAGTTCATGCTCACCGGCGACCCGCTGCGCGACGCCACCGTCTACGAGCACGCCGAGCGCAACAACGAGCCGTTCTTCCACGACCTGTTCGGCTCCGACCTGATCGAGGTCTGCACCGAGGCCGGTCTGACCGACGTGTCGTGGACCCCGTTCGACGAGCGCCGCAACGGCGTCCAGCCGCAGGGCTGGGGCGACCGTCCCGAGTGGCACTTCCCCTGGGCCGTACTGGCCGCGACCAAGCCGGAGGCGTGA
- a CDS encoding nuclear transport factor 2 family protein, translated as MSTPDAPGLIDSYLQLCEDRELDEAGRFLAERARLVFPGGREYSSLREMAAASTGTYRWVRKHRDRYLVGEADGRVTVTSLGRLYGEWLDGTPFEDIRYADVFVLDGGLIVEQHVYNDLALVAQQRDA; from the coding sequence ATGAGCACACCGGACGCGCCCGGCCTGATCGACAGCTACCTGCAGCTGTGCGAGGACCGCGAACTCGACGAAGCGGGGCGCTTTCTCGCGGAGCGGGCGCGGTTGGTCTTCCCGGGCGGCCGGGAGTACTCGTCGCTGCGGGAGATGGCGGCCGCGTCGACCGGAACCTACCGGTGGGTGCGCAAGCACCGGGACCGCTACCTGGTGGGTGAGGCCGACGGGCGGGTCACCGTGACCTCGCTCGGGCGGCTGTACGGGGAATGGCTCGACGGCACTCCGTTCGAGGACATCCGTTACGCGGACGTCTTCGTGCTCGACGGCGGACTGATCGTCGAGCAGCACGTCTACAACGATCTGGCACTGGTCGCGCAGCAGCGCGACGCCTGA
- a CDS encoding ABC transporter substrate-binding protein: protein MKRKWALLPAALAAALVLSACGGGSDDDGAGGEGKEAKLTMAIASAVIGPKEEVAVYAVAKELGYFAEEKLTVETINADGSVAALQAVASGSGDITPADAGSALGAAEKNVPIKAIGGLVQNWPWVMAVKPDSPLTGGADLRGKKIGVISLASGSAPYARAYVKAAGLDPTKDVELLPVGVGAQAAAALNDGKVDMLALYTQAYAVIENAGTELKYLTNPDVFSGIRSLTFSVGARDFDAKKDSYERFLRAAYKAMLFSAKNPEAAMKIGYKVFPQILAGKSADERLKADTESLTAWLKTATPASGDPEQFGDWGAISDEEWAKTQAYTKEAGQITGEVDLKKLWDPSLLSGANNFDKAAVLSKAANYTA, encoded by the coding sequence ATGAAACGAAAGTGGGCTCTGCTCCCGGCGGCGCTGGCCGCCGCGCTGGTCCTGTCCGCGTGCGGCGGCGGCTCCGACGACGACGGCGCCGGCGGCGAGGGCAAGGAGGCGAAGCTGACCATGGCCATCGCCTCGGCCGTGATCGGCCCGAAGGAGGAGGTGGCCGTCTACGCGGTCGCCAAGGAACTCGGCTACTTCGCCGAGGAGAAGCTGACCGTCGAGACGATCAACGCCGACGGCTCGGTCGCCGCCCTCCAGGCGGTCGCGTCCGGCAGCGGCGACATCACCCCCGCCGACGCCGGCTCGGCGCTCGGCGCGGCGGAGAAGAACGTGCCGATCAAGGCGATCGGCGGCCTGGTGCAGAACTGGCCGTGGGTGATGGCTGTGAAGCCGGACTCCCCGCTCACCGGTGGCGCTGACCTGCGCGGCAAGAAGATCGGCGTGATCAGCCTGGCCTCCGGCTCGGCCCCGTACGCCCGCGCCTACGTCAAGGCCGCCGGCCTGGACCCGACCAAGGACGTCGAGCTTCTGCCGGTGGGCGTGGGCGCGCAGGCCGCCGCCGCGCTCAACGACGGCAAGGTCGACATGCTGGCGCTCTACACCCAGGCGTACGCGGTCATCGAGAACGCCGGCACCGAGCTGAAGTACCTGACCAACCCGGACGTGTTCTCCGGCATCCGGTCGCTGACCTTCAGCGTCGGCGCCCGTGACTTCGACGCCAAGAAGGACTCGTACGAGCGGTTCCTGCGCGCGGCGTACAAGGCGATGCTCTTCTCGGCGAAGAACCCCGAGGCCGCCATGAAGATCGGCTACAAGGTCTTCCCGCAGATCCTCGCCGGCAAGTCCGCCGACGAGCGCCTGAAGGCGGACACCGAGAGCCTGACCGCCTGGCTGAAGACGGCCACCCCGGCCAGCGGCGACCCGGAGCAGTTCGGCGACTGGGGCGCGATCAGCGACGAGGAGTGGGCGAAGACCCAGGCGTACACCAAGGAGGCCGGGCAGATCACCGGCGAGGTCGACCTCAAGAAGCTGTGGGATCCGAGCCTGCTCTCCGGCGCCAACAACTTCGACAAGGCCGCGGTGCTGAGCAAGGCCGCGAACTACACCGCCTAG
- a CDS encoding ABC transporter ATP-binding protein, with the protein MAIKATARRAQTQAPASVSEDSWIEIDGLDKEYRPRKSAPTQALSDINLTVRRGEFISVVGPSGCGKTTLLKILAGLSPKTGGAVRIAGRDVTKPLPEVGMVFQAPTLLPWRTIFDNVMVPAEIQRLDPRRHRERAQQLLEMVGLNGFEQKYPHELSGGMQQRAGICRALVHDPAVLLMDEPFGALDAMTREYMNVELLRIWQESNQTIVLVTHSIPEAVFLSDRVVVLSPRPGRIAEVMDIDLERPRDLGVMSSDRAGVYVERIRRHFNAAGVID; encoded by the coding sequence ATGGCCATCAAGGCGACGGCCCGCCGGGCGCAGACGCAGGCTCCGGCATCGGTGTCGGAAGACTCCTGGATCGAGATCGACGGGCTGGACAAGGAGTACCGGCCCCGGAAGTCGGCACCGACCCAGGCGTTGAGCGACATCAACCTGACGGTACGTCGCGGCGAGTTCATCTCGGTCGTGGGACCGTCCGGGTGCGGCAAGACCACTTTGCTGAAGATCCTCGCCGGGCTCAGCCCGAAGACCGGCGGCGCGGTACGGATCGCCGGGCGGGACGTGACGAAGCCCCTTCCCGAGGTCGGGATGGTGTTCCAGGCACCGACGCTGCTGCCGTGGCGCACCATCTTCGACAACGTGATGGTGCCGGCGGAGATCCAGCGACTGGATCCCCGCCGGCACCGGGAACGCGCCCAGCAGTTGCTCGAGATGGTCGGTCTCAACGGCTTCGAGCAGAAGTATCCGCACGAGCTCAGCGGCGGCATGCAGCAGCGGGCCGGCATCTGCCGGGCGCTGGTGCACGACCCGGCGGTACTGCTGATGGACGAGCCGTTCGGCGCGCTCGACGCGATGACCCGCGAGTACATGAACGTGGAGCTGCTGCGCATCTGGCAGGAGAGCAACCAGACGATCGTGCTGGTCACGCACTCCATCCCGGAGGCGGTCTTCCTCTCCGACCGGGTGGTCGTGCTCAGCCCCCGGCCGGGCCGGATCGCGGAGGTCATGGACATCGACCTGGAGCGGCCGCGTGACCTCGGCGTCATGTCGTCCGACCGGGCCGGGGTCTACGTGGAGCGGATCCGCCGACACTTCAACGCCGCCGGCGTTATCGACTGA
- a CDS encoding ABC transporter permease produces MATSNLVREPAQPPAPSARPAKPARRKFDLREKPQLWLVPTVFVVVVLAWEYGVQLIGVDEYVLPLPSSVVESLWQQLGDDQFWGHFWVTTQEALLGFVIGVGAALVLGTFISQIKIVEATLMPYIVAFQTVPKVALAPLFVVWFGFGLTSKVVMAAVISFFPMLVNVIEGLRAADADKIQMLTVFGASKTQIFRMVRLPSALPFIFAGLDIGIVFAILGAVVGEFIGAKEGLGYLLLQTNYNFDIAGMFAVLVVLSVMGLVAHFVIRLLQKRLAFWAEDTKVIGA; encoded by the coding sequence ATGGCAACAAGCAACCTGGTCCGCGAGCCGGCCCAGCCACCGGCGCCGTCCGCCCGGCCCGCCAAGCCCGCCCGGCGCAAGTTCGACCTCCGCGAGAAGCCCCAGCTCTGGCTGGTCCCGACGGTCTTCGTCGTGGTCGTCCTGGCCTGGGAGTACGGCGTCCAGCTCATCGGCGTTGACGAGTACGTCCTGCCGCTGCCGTCGAGCGTGGTCGAGTCGCTGTGGCAGCAGCTCGGCGACGACCAGTTCTGGGGTCACTTCTGGGTGACCACCCAGGAGGCGCTGCTCGGGTTCGTGATCGGTGTCGGGGCCGCGCTGGTCCTCGGCACGTTCATCTCCCAGATCAAGATCGTCGAAGCCACCCTGATGCCGTACATCGTGGCCTTCCAGACCGTCCCGAAGGTCGCCCTGGCCCCGCTGTTCGTGGTCTGGTTCGGTTTCGGCCTGACCAGCAAGGTGGTCATGGCCGCGGTGATCTCGTTCTTCCCGATGCTCGTCAACGTCATCGAGGGCCTGCGGGCGGCCGACGCCGACAAGATCCAGATGCTGACGGTGTTCGGCGCGAGCAAGACCCAGATCTTCCGGATGGTCCGGCTGCCCAGCGCGCTGCCGTTCATCTTCGCCGGCCTGGACATCGGCATCGTCTTCGCCATCCTCGGCGCGGTCGTGGGCGAGTTCATCGGCGCCAAGGAGGGCCTGGGCTACCTGCTGCTGCAGACCAACTACAACTTCGACATCGCCGGCATGTTCGCCGTCCTGGTGGTGCTGTCGGTGATGGGTCTGGTGGCGCACTTCGTGATCCGGCTGCTGCAGAAGCGGCTGGCCTTCTGGGCCGAGGACACGAAGGTGATCGGCGCGTGA
- a CDS encoding SDR family NAD(P)-dependent oxidoreductase, whose product MNTDPNRFDGRVAVVTGAARGIGARIATTLAQRGATVAQADLLDDWAEAELTGGAHTRHRVDVRSAASCTQLVAEVLDAHGRLDLLVNNAGIVRRGPAATMSEEDFTTVLDVNLTGTFRMSQAAYPALRRSGGAVVNIGSTNGHVAVLNTLGYCVSKAGVMHMARVLALEWAPDRIRVNAVGPTIVPTDMTSDVRGDEAYLADKMASIPLGRMAQPQDVANAVAYLLSDAAAMTTGQTIFVDGGVTIH is encoded by the coding sequence ATGAACACCGACCCGAACCGGTTCGACGGACGGGTGGCAGTGGTGACCGGGGCGGCCCGCGGCATCGGCGCCCGGATCGCCACGACGCTGGCACAGCGCGGCGCGACGGTGGCGCAGGCCGACCTGCTCGACGACTGGGCGGAGGCCGAGCTGACCGGCGGCGCGCACACCCGGCACCGGGTGGACGTCCGGTCGGCCGCCTCCTGCACGCAGCTGGTGGCCGAGGTCCTGGACGCCCACGGCCGCCTGGACCTGCTCGTCAACAACGCCGGGATCGTCCGGCGCGGACCGGCGGCCACGATGTCCGAGGAGGACTTCACCACCGTCCTGGACGTCAACCTGACCGGCACGTTCCGGATGAGCCAGGCCGCGTACCCGGCGCTGCGGCGCAGCGGCGGCGCGGTGGTGAACATCGGCTCCACGAACGGGCACGTCGCGGTGCTGAACACGCTCGGGTACTGCGTCAGCAAGGCCGGCGTGATGCACATGGCACGCGTGCTGGCGCTGGAGTGGGCGCCGGACCGGATCCGGGTCAACGCCGTCGGACCCACCATCGTGCCCACCGACATGACCTCCGACGTCCGCGGCGACGAGGCGTACCTGGCCGACAAGATGGCGTCGATCCCGCTGGGCCGGATGGCGCAGCCGCAGGACGTCGCCAACGCGGTCGCCTACCTGCTCAGTGACGCCGCCGCCATGACCACCGGGCAGACGATCTTCGTCGACGGCGGCGTCACCATCCACTGA
- a CDS encoding M20/M25/M40 family metallo-hydrolase, translating into MPKPDTAAALAAVDAHFDEFVEELQQLCRIRSRRQEPEQMEATAEFIAGSVRRWGGEAEIIPWEQSYPYVLAEVPGEGDKALLHFTHYDVEVEPAGDDAVWISPPYAAEIHDGRLYARGVADDKGVVMSRIHAAAAWKLAGLTPPVTNRIIFEGKKWLHSPGLGSFVEAHADRLASDAALWENSWLDGEDRLLLKLAEKGVLYLRLTAQTLPRDLTSQNTALLPAATARLAAALAQLQRPDGTVTIPGFADDARPPTDEERALLEKVAFDGDFLRKRAQVDRFTGDLDDQGAAVAIRTVPTLTVAGFAGGDMRDDVTLGIPSTASAKLEIRLVPGQDPDRVLGCIRDHLAATGFGDLRIEVMATSRPNLTDHRDPFVALVADAARRVYGTEPVIEPYTQWIGNQGVIADRPIVGVGVSRADSGVDGPNENIRLDDYKAGIKHVIEVMAALAVAE; encoded by the coding sequence ATGCCCAAACCGGATACCGCGGCCGCGCTTGCGGCCGTCGACGCGCACTTCGACGAGTTCGTCGAGGAGCTCCAGCAGCTGTGCCGCATCCGCAGCCGCCGCCAGGAGCCGGAGCAGATGGAGGCCACCGCCGAGTTCATCGCCGGGTCGGTCCGCCGCTGGGGCGGCGAAGCCGAGATCATCCCGTGGGAGCAGTCGTACCCGTACGTGCTGGCCGAGGTGCCGGGCGAGGGTGACAAGGCGCTGCTGCACTTCACCCACTACGACGTGGAGGTCGAGCCGGCCGGTGACGACGCCGTCTGGATCAGCCCGCCGTACGCGGCGGAGATCCACGACGGCCGGCTGTACGCCCGGGGCGTGGCCGACGACAAGGGCGTCGTCATGTCCCGCATCCACGCGGCGGCGGCCTGGAAGCTGGCCGGGCTGACCCCGCCGGTGACCAACCGGATCATCTTCGAGGGCAAGAAGTGGCTGCACAGCCCGGGTCTGGGCTCGTTCGTCGAGGCGCACGCCGACCGGCTCGCCAGCGACGCGGCGCTGTGGGAGAACTCCTGGCTCGACGGCGAGGACCGGCTGCTGCTCAAGCTCGCCGAGAAGGGCGTGCTCTACCTGCGCCTCACCGCGCAGACCCTGCCGCGCGACCTCACCAGCCAGAACACCGCGCTGCTGCCGGCTGCCACGGCCCGGCTGGCCGCCGCCCTGGCGCAGTTGCAGCGGCCCGACGGCACCGTGACGATCCCCGGTTTCGCCGACGACGCCCGGCCGCCGACCGACGAGGAGCGGGCGCTGCTGGAGAAGGTGGCGTTCGACGGGGACTTCCTGCGCAAGCGGGCCCAGGTCGACCGGTTCACCGGTGACCTGGACGACCAGGGCGCCGCGGTCGCCATCCGTACCGTGCCGACGCTCACCGTCGCCGGTTTCGCCGGCGGCGACATGCGCGACGACGTGACGCTCGGCATCCCGTCGACCGCCTCGGCGAAGCTGGAGATCCGGCTGGTGCCGGGCCAGGACCCGGACCGGGTGCTCGGCTGCATCCGCGACCACCTGGCCGCGACCGGCTTCGGTGACCTGCGCATCGAGGTGATGGCGACCAGCCGGCCCAACCTCACCGACCACCGCGACCCGTTCGTCGCGCTGGTCGCCGACGCGGCCCGCCGGGTGTACGGGACCGAGCCGGTGATCGAGCCGTACACGCAGTGGATCGGCAACCAGGGCGTGATCGCCGACCGGCCGATCGTCGGCGTCGGCGTGTCCCGCGCCGACTCCGGTGTGGACGGCCCGAACGAGAACATCCGGCTGGACGACTACAAGGCCGGCATCAAGCACGTCATCGAGGTCATGGCGGCGCTGGCGGTGGCCGAGTGA
- a CDS encoding alpha/beta fold hydrolase — translation MTRARGVARRAYVDVPWGQVHYRHGGDADAPVLLILHQSPLSSATYDAVIEPLARRGLRVIAPDTPGFGMSDAPPRPWSIPEYAAGVWQFADALGLSRVHLLGQHTGAIVGAEALMSAPERVHRLILQGIPLYDEQERAEKKRSYAPGYVPARDGGHLKVIWDRVYGLYPRLTPEEADRQVTEYLLTGPDYATAYRAVFDHHVDTAALDALPIVLLHGADDLLDRMTPQVRAALPGAELVTIPGGTDFVADEQPEAFADAVAARVHADLGREVAA, via the coding sequence GTGACCCGGGCCCGCGGCGTGGCCCGCCGCGCCTACGTCGACGTGCCGTGGGGTCAGGTGCACTACCGGCACGGCGGCGACGCCGACGCCCCGGTGCTGCTGATCCTGCACCAGTCCCCGCTCTCCTCGGCCACCTACGACGCGGTGATCGAGCCGCTGGCCCGCCGCGGCCTGCGGGTGATCGCCCCGGACACGCCGGGCTTCGGCATGTCCGACGCGCCGCCGCGCCCGTGGTCCATCCCGGAGTACGCGGCCGGGGTGTGGCAGTTCGCCGACGCCCTCGGGCTGTCCCGGGTACACCTGCTCGGGCAGCACACCGGCGCGATCGTCGGCGCGGAGGCGCTGATGTCGGCGCCGGAGCGGGTGCACCGGCTGATTCTCCAGGGCATCCCGCTCTACGACGAGCAGGAGCGGGCGGAGAAGAAGCGGTCGTACGCGCCCGGCTACGTGCCGGCGCGCGACGGCGGGCACCTGAAGGTGATCTGGGACCGGGTGTACGGCCTGTACCCGCGCCTGACCCCGGAGGAGGCGGACCGGCAGGTCACCGAGTACCTGCTGACCGGACCGGACTACGCGACCGCGTACCGGGCGGTGTTCGACCACCACGTCGACACCGCCGCCCTGGACGCGCTGCCCATCGTGCTGCTGCACGGCGCCGACGACCTGCTGGACCGGATGACGCCGCAGGTGCGGGCCGCGCTGCCCGGCGCCGAGCTGGTCACCATCCCCGGCGGCACCGACTTCGTGGCCGACGAGCAGCCGGAGGCGTTCGCCGACGCGGTCGCCGCGCGGGTGCACGCCGACCTCGGGCGGGAGGTGGCGGCATGA
- a CDS encoding Ohr family peroxiredoxin, producing MSAGTPVTEAKVVPANTVYTATVEVSGGRGGSARSLTGSLRVDLTRPAQRGPDAPGTDPEELFAAGYAACFDSALAVAARQAGVRPGPTTVTASVSLGQTDDGRYAIAVVLDVSAPQCPQADLERAVELADRMCPYSNALRGNTAVAIRVDGHR from the coding sequence ATGAGCGCCGGCACCCCGGTGACCGAGGCGAAGGTCGTACCGGCGAACACTGTCTACACCGCCACAGTCGAGGTCTCCGGCGGTCGCGGCGGCAGCGCCCGGTCGCTGACCGGGTCGCTGCGGGTCGACCTGACCCGCCCCGCGCAGCGGGGTCCGGACGCGCCCGGCACCGACCCGGAGGAGCTGTTCGCGGCCGGCTACGCGGCCTGCTTCGACAGCGCGCTCGCGGTCGCCGCCCGGCAGGCCGGCGTGCGGCCCGGTCCGACGACCGTCACCGCCTCGGTCTCCCTCGGGCAGACCGACGACGGCCGGTACGCGATCGCCGTGGTGCTGGACGTGTCCGCGCCGCAGTGCCCGCAGGCCGACCTGGAGCGCGCAGTGGAGCTGGCCGACCGGATGTGTCCCTACTCGAACGCCCTGCGGGGCAACACCGCGGTGGCGATCCGGGTCGATGGCCACCGCTGA
- a CDS encoding EamA family transporter gives MATADLTRPAAVRHPADPQRPAGPMALAVGLGAVYLIWGSTYLGNRVALDSIPPLVATSARFLAAALLLFAVAALRRGPAGLLLPRRQWGGVGASGLLMVGAGSALLALGQQYVPTGLTSLVVAGMPLWVLVLRLAVGPRPSALAAVGVLGGVAGLALLFSVPTKGWHLGGMLLLVVSTMVWALGSTLSQRLHMPADHLVGTGWQMLVGGVAVAVASVVSGELGRFDPAGVTGRSWLAWTYLMLVCTVVGFSVYTWLLRNAPIQLASTYAYVNPVVAVLLGMMVLDESLSGRQVLAGAVVLASVALVIARERPRQADGLPPGKTPVAPA, from the coding sequence ATGGCCACCGCTGACCTGACCCGGCCCGCAGCGGTCCGCCACCCGGCGGATCCGCAGCGGCCCGCCGGCCCGATGGCCCTGGCCGTCGGGCTCGGCGCGGTCTACCTGATCTGGGGCTCGACCTACCTGGGCAACCGGGTGGCCCTGGACAGCATCCCGCCGCTGGTCGCCACCTCGGCCCGGTTCCTGGCCGCCGCGCTGCTGCTGTTCGCGGTGGCGGCGCTGCGCCGGGGACCGGCCGGGCTGCTGCTGCCCCGGCGGCAGTGGGGCGGGGTGGGCGCCAGCGGGCTGCTGATGGTCGGTGCGGGCAGCGCGCTGCTCGCCCTGGGCCAGCAGTACGTGCCGACCGGGCTGACGTCGCTGGTGGTGGCCGGCATGCCGCTGTGGGTGCTGGTGTTGCGGCTGGCGGTCGGTCCGCGGCCGTCGGCGCTGGCGGCGGTGGGCGTACTGGGCGGGGTGGCCGGGCTGGCGCTGCTGTTCTCGGTGCCGACGAAGGGATGGCACCTCGGCGGGATGCTGCTGCTGGTGGTCTCCACGATGGTCTGGGCGCTGGGCTCGACGCTGTCGCAGCGGCTGCACATGCCGGCCGACCACCTGGTCGGCACCGGCTGGCAGATGCTCGTCGGCGGCGTCGCGGTGGCGGTGGCGAGCGTGGTCAGCGGTGAGCTGGGACGGTTCGACCCGGCCGGCGTGACCGGCCGGTCCTGGCTGGCGTGGACCTACCTGATGCTGGTGTGCACAGTGGTCGGCTTCAGCGTCTACACGTGGTTGCTGCGCAACGCGCCGATCCAGCTCGCGTCCACCTACGCGTACGTCAACCCGGTGGTGGCGGTCCTGCTCGGCATGATGGTGCTGGATGAATCGTTGTCCGGACGACAGGTGCTCGCCGGTGCCGTGGTGCTCGCCTCGGTGGCGCTCGTCATCGCGCGGGAGCGACCCCGGCAGGCCGACGGCCTCCCGCCCGGGAAGACCCCCGTCGCACCCGCCTGA
- a CDS encoding IclR family transcriptional regulator — protein sequence MITTAVVESTAGRTRSGLGRALDIVNIIAERAPETLGVSTIARELGLPKAVAHRILKELVADNFLTFNEETKRYRLGTGALAVGLAALRALDVPDIARRYLVRLVRDTGETATLSVRQGWSRVYIDQVLSPHEVRMSVSLGTSHALHSGSSSKAILAALPDAEVDDYLGHHPLDAVTPATITSTAKLRADLARIRRQGYAVSMGERQNGAGSVAAAVRYATGQVFGSISLCGPQNRFTPEVCAAHGALVAAAAAEISAELGFRPPAQRVAGRTGQEQNWGGGTGE from the coding sequence ATGATCACGACAGCGGTCGTCGAGAGCACCGCCGGCCGGACCCGTTCCGGTCTGGGCCGCGCCCTCGACATCGTCAACATCATCGCCGAACGGGCACCGGAGACCCTCGGCGTGTCGACGATCGCGCGGGAACTGGGTCTGCCGAAGGCGGTCGCGCACCGCATCCTCAAGGAGCTGGTGGCCGACAACTTCCTCACCTTCAACGAGGAGACCAAGCGGTACCGGCTCGGCACCGGCGCTCTCGCGGTGGGCCTGGCCGCGCTGCGCGCGCTGGACGTGCCGGACATCGCGCGCCGCTACCTGGTCCGGCTGGTGCGCGACACCGGCGAGACCGCCACGCTGTCGGTGCGGCAGGGCTGGTCACGCGTCTACATCGACCAGGTGCTGTCGCCGCACGAGGTCCGGATGTCGGTGTCCCTGGGCACCAGCCACGCGCTGCACTCCGGGTCGTCGTCGAAGGCGATCCTGGCGGCGCTGCCGGACGCGGAGGTCGACGACTACCTCGGCCACCACCCGCTGGACGCGGTCACCCCGGCCACCATCACCTCCACCGCCAAGCTGCGGGCCGACCTGGCCCGGATCCGGCGTCAGGGGTACGCGGTGAGCATGGGCGAGCGGCAGAACGGCGCGGGAAGTGTGGCCGCGGCGGTGCGCTACGCGACCGGGCAGGTGTTCGGCTCGATCTCGCTGTGCGGGCCGCAGAACCGGTTCACCCCGGAGGTGTGCGCCGCGCACGGGGCGCTGGTCGCCGCGGCGGCGGCGGAGATCTCCGCCGAACTGGGTTTCCGGCCGCCGGCGCAGCGTGTCGCCGGGCGGACGGGTCAGGAACAGAACTGGGGAGGTGGAACAGGTGAGTGA